Proteins encoded in a region of the Phoenix dactylifera cultivar Barhee BC4 chromosome 3, palm_55x_up_171113_PBpolish2nd_filt_p, whole genome shotgun sequence genome:
- the LOC103716489 gene encoding uncharacterized protein LOC103716489, with amino-acid sequence MAEEKKKHKHKHQNQQQQHQQQQANKSTSVPHFKPSSDVKGIRFGGQFVVKSFTVRRATPLELLRLLDIPPSFLSQCQTLPFPSTTTYLPTNFTILAHHAWHTLTLGLGTKKSKAVLFIFESESMKSAIDQLWPPMTSLGDVNKKLIRGLSGCEMARFKFRKGCLTFYVYAVRRLGAAGFSCADDLRSILEAVVALKDFLDHTAMLALPSQRSITFPPPVAMAH; translated from the coding sequence ATGgccgaggagaagaagaaacacaAACACAAACACCAAAATCAACAACAACAGCATCAACAACAACAGGCCAACAAATCCACCTCAGTCCCTCACTTCAAGCCAAGCTCCGACGTCAAAGGCATCCGCTTCGGCGGCCAATTTGTGGTCAAGTCCTTCACCGTCCGGCGGGCCACGCCGCTCGAGCTGCTCCGCCTCCTCGACATCCCCCCTTCGTTCCTGAGCCAGTGCCAgacccttcccttcccttcaacCACCACTTACCTGCCCACGAACTTCACCATCTTGGCACACCACGCATGGCACACCCTCACCCTCGGCCTCGGCACCAAGAAGTCCAAGGCGGTTCTATTCATCTTCGAGTCCGAGAGCATGAAGTCGGCCATAGACCAGCTCTGGCCGCCGATGACCTCTCTGGGCGACGTCAACAAGAAGCTCATTCGGGGGCTCTCGGGATGCGAGATGGCGAGGTTTAAGTTCAGGAAAGGGTGCTTGACGTTCTACGTTTATGCCGTGCGGCGGCTGGGGGCCGCCGGCTTCTCGTGCGCTGATGATCTGAGGAGCATTTTGGAGGCGGTTGTAGCTCTCAAAGACTTTTTGGACCATACGGCGATGCTTGCCCTCCCCAGCCAGCGAAGCATCACCTTCCCACCGCCGGTCGCCATGGCGCATTGA